GAGCGCGGTGATGGAGCGGCTGCGACTGGATAAGGAAGCCGCGGACTCTACTGGGCAGTGACGGTTACGTACTCGTCGGTTGTCTCCCATTTGACGTGCAGCTCGGTTGTGTTGCCCTTTGTGTTTTCAAAGGAGATGGACATGGACTCCTGCGGGCTGGGGAGCGTGGCGCCGGTCATGGGCGTGCGGCCGAGGTCGTTGCCTTCGGGGTACGGGATGCCCCACTCGCCGGTCTTCTTGCTGACGATGAAGAGCCACTGGGTCTGGCTGGGCAGGGTGAAGATGGTGTAGGTGCCGGCGGGGACGTCGAGGGTGCCGATCTTGAGATTGACGGGCGTGATGAGGGTGGTTGCGGGGTTCGCGCCGGTGCGCCAGGGTTTGTCGTAGGGGACGAGACCGCCCATGATCTTGCGGCCGCGCATGGATGGGGAGTTGTAGTGGATGGTGATCTGCTGGCCGTTGAGGGTGACTTCGGCGGTGGCTGGCGGGCTGAGGATCGGCTTCTTCGGGGCTTCGGTCTGCGCGTGGGCGGCAGTGACGACGAAGAGGAGACAGGCGGCGAGCGACAGCATCTTCAGCGAACGGAACTTGGTCATGAGGTCTCTCTTTCTCGTGCGAGGATTAGTGGCGACGGTGAAGTTAGGGTGAGGAGCCGACCCTCCCGCTTGCGCGGAAGGATGGCAACTGACTACTTTACAGCAAGTGTGATGCCTGCCATAGGTTTGGGTGGGCCCGAATGGTTAGACGCGCGCGGCTTTTCTGAGGACGCCTGTAGCTGTTAGGCTAAAGATACGCGCCCGTAGCTCAGCTGGATAGAGCGGCAGCCTCCGAAGCTGTAGGTCAGAAGTTCGAATCTTCTCGGGCGCACCATTCCTTCTATCTCTTCTTTACATCGATGAGGCGGGCTTTCAGCCCTTTGGATCTTCGCGGATTCCTAACCTGGGGCTTGCGCTCCAGGCTGGTATGAAGCGGGCCTTTGGCCCTTATAAGCGCAGAGGAGATAGCAATCTACTGTTAGACAAAAAATGCCTGCCTGCCGAGATGGGCAGGCAGGCATTGGCAAAGTATTTTTACGAACGAGACGCTTTGCGGCGGTTCCTGCGCTCTTTTACCAGTCCAGCCAGACCGAACAGTCCGCTGCCGAGGAGGAGCACGGACGAGGGCTCGGGTGTGATGGTCAGGTCGCCATACTCGCCTGGAGGCACAGGAGCGCTGGGGCCTGCGTTGGGATTGTCGACCAGGCCGTCCGCATTCGCCAGCCCTGCCGCGTAAACAGTGCCCAGACCGGGGATGTCGCCGTTGCTCCAGATCTCGCCGACGTAGCCGGCGGTTCCGACGTTAAATGCGACGCCGAAGATGTCGAACACACCGCCGGTGAACGGATAGCCCGCGCAGTCCTGGGGAGAGTTGCCGCCAGGAAAGAAGAGGTCATCGTAGGACAGGCCGCCCGTCGTGGAGGCTACGCCAGGGATGGTATTCACGTAGCTCACAGGCGAATACAGACCCATAATTGCGCCGGAGACGCCTACGTTGGAGTCGGAGAATGTTCCTGTGATTCCGGTGATTTCCTCAGCACCGGGCACGATGGTGGATGGTGTATAGGTGAACGAACCGGAAGTGCTGATGCCGTTTCCGTTGAATGAGAAATCCAGCTGGTCGGCGATGGCAGCCGGTGCCAGCGCAACAGCTGCTACCAAAGCGAGTGTTGCAAAGCAGTTGATCTTCATTGCCCTCTCCTCAGAACGTTGGTCTAAGTGGATTGATTGCCTGAAACCGTTACATGCAAGGCATGACGCTGCACCCAGCACGCAACGAGAGATTAAGACCCAACCTGTACCTGAGCCCTAGCTGGAGAGACAGCATTTTGATTAGCCGTTGGAATTGAGTGCACGCAACATGCCAAATGAATGGTTCGGATTTCCCGGGTTTAATGAGGTTCCTGTCTGCGCATATGCAAGCATCTGCATTCATAGCTGACGGAAAATGGAAAACCTTGGGAGGCTGCTCACCATCGTCCGTTCGCTTCAGAAGCCGCAAAAATGAAAGCGGCTCCGGATGACCGGAGCCGCTTGGTTTTGGTTGCGCCTCGCTTCTTTAGAAGAAGAGCTTGGCTGAGACCTGCAACTGGCGTGGACCGTAGAGCGTGTTGGCTGTGCTTGATGGGGCGCCGAACGCGGAGGAGCCGGTTGCGGTGAATGGTGCGATGCAGCCCTGGAGTGGAGCGGCTGCCGTGCCGGGGGTCTGCGTGGCGGAGTTGCAGGCCGGGTTGGGTGCCTTGGTTGTGGGAGCGGCGACGGTGTTGTAGATCGAGTACGTGCCGTTGACGCCGGTGATGATGCGACGGTTGAGCACGTTGAAGGCTTCGCCGATGAGCTGGAGCTTGACGTTCTCATGGATGGGGATGTCGCGCGTGACCCGCATGTCGAGATTGTTGAAGCCGGGGGCGTAGATGCTGTTGCGGCCGATCTGTGGCGGGCGGCCGGAGGTGGCGAAGCCGGAGCCGGAGCTGATGGCGCCGCCGTAGATGTTGCCGCCGGAGCCGTAACTGCCCGCGCCGCCCGAGTAGACGGTGCCGCTCATGCTGAGGTAGACGGGCTGGCCGCCGGATGCGGTGAAGCCGCCGGAGAAGAGAAAGTCGTCGAAGGCAAGCTTGACCCACTTGTTGTCCTGCATGACCTTCGGCTGGTAGACGAAGCTCATGACGAAGCGGTTGCGGATGTCGGTGTCGGAGTTGCCGTTGTCGCGGCTCGGCTTGTTGGGATCGAGGGGAACGTCGCCGCCGTAGAAGGTGCCGCTGGCGCCACCGACCTGGCCGGTGTCGGTGGAGTGGGCCCAGGTGTAGTTGGCCAGCAGCTCAAGGCCGTTGGCGAAGGGGCGGCGCACGGTGACGGCGAGCGAGTGGTACCAGGTGTTGGCCACCGAGAAGCCGGTGTTGTAGGACTGGAGCGTGGGGATGGCGCGGTCGGAGACAAGATAGACCGGAACCGTCATCTGGCGAATGAGGTTGTTGTTCGCGTCGACGACGTTGTAGGTGCGTGCTCCCGAGGGCGTGCGGCCGCGAAGGTTGGCGTCAACGAAGACGGGCAGGCGCAGACCGCGCGTGCCGACGTAGCCGACGGCGAGCGACATCTTGCCGGGCAGGGCCTGCTCGACGCCGAGATCAGCTTCGTGCGCGAGCGGTGGGACGAAGTTGGGATCGAGGCCGTGGAAGCTCTGCGCACCGAGAACGCCGGAGCCGGAGACGGCTGGCGCGTTGCCGCCAACGGGATGCGCGGCGGTCGAAAGCGGCGGGCCGGGGACCGGGTATGGGACGTCGGGGAAGGAGAGGCCGACGGCTGTGGGGTTGCAGGTCGGGGTGCTTGCGGCAAGGCTGGTGCCGCAGCCGGTGAAGTTGTAGTTCACCTGAATGACGCCGTTTTCGACGCGCATGGCGTAGTAGGTGCTGCCCTGGTTGAGGCCGGAGAAGAGACCGTAACCTCCGCGCACGACGGTGCCGTTGTAGGGCGACCAGGAGAAGGCCAGACGAGGCTGGATGCGGTTGGTGTTCTTGATGGTGCTGCTGTAGTAGGTGGAGAGTGGGGGAAAGTTGGTGTTGTTCTTGATGGGCGCCGGCGTGATCTGGATGTCGTAACGAATGCCGGCGGTGAGGGTGAAGTTGGGGCGGATCTTCCAGGCGTCTTCGGCGAAGCCGTCGAACATCTTCATCCAGAAGTCGTCTTGGCCAGCCTTGGAAGCGGGGTTAACCTGGTCGATGGTCTGGACGAAGCTGGTGAAGCGGTAGCCGGCGTAGGGGTCGGTGTCGCCGGGCTGGCCGGCGAATGCGTCGGTGGCCCAGTTCTGGAAGTTGAGGGCGTTGGTGCTGCCGCCGTAGGAGTAGACGCCGCCACCCTGGTAGAGGTTAATCATGATCTCGTGGACGAGGTTGAAGTCGCCGCCGAACTTGAGCGTGTGATGGCCGCGCGTGGTGGAGAAGACATCGGTGATCTGGGTGCGGTGCTCGTCGGGCTCTGCCGTGCGAGGAAGCGCGTTGGGCATGCCGTAGGTGAAGGTGCCGATGGCGATGCTGGGCGCGGCGGCGTTGGCTCCGGCGGTTTCGAGGTCACGTCCGTACTGCCAGTGAACCTGATTGATGGAGATGCCGGAGACTTGCGTGGTGAGGCCGCCGACGAGGAAGCGCTCGTGATAGCTGGTGGGGCCGTTGGTCGTGGGCGAGCTGCCGTTGAAGGTGTTCGAGCCGTTGTAGCCGTAGGTGGAGTCGAAGTCGGCGAAGTTGTAGTTGACGAAGGCGTCGTTGCGGCTGTTGATGTGCCAGTCGAGACGCGGGAAGAAGATGTTCTCTTTGGAGAAGCGCGAGGGCGCACCGTAGCCGTTGGCGAGGATGAAGTTGATGGCCGAGGTGCACTGTGTGGCGGTGATCGTCGTGGGGCACTGCGTGGGTGAGATGACGGTTCCGGCGGAGTTGCTGGCGGTCGGCGTGAGCGAGACGGGATTGTTGTTGTAGTAGAGCGCCTTGCCGACGCGGCGGAAGCCGTCGTAGGTGAAGAAGTAGAAGAGGCGGTCTTTGATGATGGGGCCGCCGACGGAGCCGCCGAACTGTTGCTGCTGATGGATGGGCTGCGTGAGCAGGAAGGCCGCGGCCTGCGGGTTCGGCGTGTTGTAGAGGGCGCTCCACTTGGTGAGCGGGTCGAGTGCGTTTAATGACGGGTAGCGGAGGTAGTAGAAGAGGTCGCCGTGGATGTTGTTGGTGCCGGACTTGGTGATGGCGTTGACCTGTCCGCCGGCGGCCTGGCCGAACTCGACGGAGTAGTTGGAGGTTTCGGCCTGGAACTCCTTGATGGAGTCGAGCGAGTAGACGTAGGGGGCGCCTGAGGAACGGCCGCGCGCCTCGGAGAAGAGCATCTCGTTGTTGTTCGCGCCGTCGACGTAGTTCTGGTTGTAGAGGCCGGAGATGCCGCGGAAGCTGACCAGGCCGGTGCCGCCGTCAGGGGCGACGTTGGGGGTGTTGAGGACGAAGGCGCTCCAGTTGCGGCTGTTGACGGGGAGGTTGCTGATGATCTGCTGGCCGATGGTCTGGGAGACCTCGGTCTTTTCGGTGTCGAGGATGGGGACTTCGCTGGAGACTTCGACCTGGGTGGAGACGGTGCCGGCGGAGAGCGCGGCGTCGATCGAGAGGGTCTGGCCGACGGTGAGGACGAGGTCTTTGCGGTCGATCTTGCTGAAGGCCCCGCCGCCGATGAGGACCTCGTAGTGGCCGGGCT
This is a stretch of genomic DNA from Edaphobacter acidisoli. It encodes these proteins:
- a CDS encoding TonB-dependent receptor — protein: MNHISCCKRVTYLAVAAILTLALALPARAQTSGTGTISGTVTDTTGATVPNAQIIITDTDTGVVRTLTTNGDGIYTATFLQPGHYEVLIGGGAFSKIDRKDLVLTVGQTLSIDAALSAGTVSTQVEVSSEVPILDTEKTEVSQTIGQQIISNLPVNSRNWSAFVLNTPNVAPDGGTGLVSFRGISGLYNQNYVDGANNNEMLFSEARGRSSGAPYVYSLDSIKEFQAETSNYSVEFGQAAGGQVNAITKSGTNNIHGDLFYYLRYPSLNALDPLTKWSALYNTPNPQAAAFLLTQPIHQQQQFGGSVGGPIIKDRLFYFFTYDGFRRVGKALYYNNNPVSLTPTASNSAGTVISPTQCPTTITATQCTSAINFILANGYGAPSRFSKENIFFPRLDWHINSRNDAFVNYNFADFDSTYGYNGSNTFNGSSPTTNGPTSYHERFLVGGLTTQVSGISINQVHWQYGRDLETAGANAAAPSIAIGTFTYGMPNALPRTAEPDEHRTQITDVFSTTRGHHTLKFGGDFNLVHEIMINLYQGGGVYSYGGSTNALNFQNWATDAFAGQPGDTDPYAGYRFTSFVQTIDQVNPASKAGQDDFWMKMFDGFAEDAWKIRPNFTLTAGIRYDIQITPAPIKNNTNFPPLSTYYSSTIKNTNRIQPRLAFSWSPYNGTVVRGGYGLFSGLNQGSTYYAMRVENGVIQVNYNFTGCGTSLAASTPTCNPTAVGLSFPDVPYPVPGPPLSTAAHPVGGNAPAVSGSGVLGAQSFHGLDPNFVPPLAHEADLGVEQALPGKMSLAVGYVGTRGLRLPVFVDANLRGRTPSGARTYNVVDANNNLIRQMTVPVYLVSDRAIPTLQSYNTGFSVANTWYHSLAVTVRRPFANGLELLANYTWAHSTDTGQVGGASGTFYGGDVPLDPNKPSRDNGNSDTDIRNRFVMSFVYQPKVMQDNKWVKLAFDDFLFSGGFTASGGQPVYLSMSGTVYSGGAGSYGSGGNIYGGAISSGSGFATSGRPPQIGRNSIYAPGFNNLDMRVTRDIPIHENVKLQLIGEAFNVLNRRIITGVNGTYSIYNTVAAPTTKAPNPACNSATQTPGTAAAPLQGCIAPFTATGSSAFGAPSSTANTLYGPRQLQVSAKLFF
- a CDS encoding DUF2911 domain-containing protein, with the translated sequence MTKFRSLKMLSLAACLLFVVTAAHAQTEAPKKPILSPPATAEVTLNGQQITIHYNSPSMRGRKIMGGLVPYDKPWRTGANPATTLITPVNLKIGTLDVPAGTYTIFTLPSQTQWLFIVSKKTGEWGIPYPEGNDLGRTPMTGATLPSPQESMSISFENTKGNTTELHVKWETTDEYVTVTAQ
- a CDS encoding PEP-CTERM sorting domain-containing protein yields the protein MKINCFATLALVAAVALAPAAIADQLDFSFNGNGISTSGSFTYTPSTIVPGAEEITGITGTFSDSNVGVSGAIMGLYSPVSYVNTIPGVASTTGGLSYDDLFFPGGNSPQDCAGYPFTGGVFDIFGVAFNVGTAGYVGEIWSNGDIPGLGTVYAAGLANADGLVDNPNAGPSAPVPPGEYGDLTITPEPSSVLLLGSGLFGLAGLVKERRNRRKASRS